The following proteins come from a genomic window of Nautilia profundicola AmH:
- a CDS encoding dihydrolipoyl dehydrogenase family protein, which yields MYDVILIGGGLNYAAAIVLSKAGKKVALIEKDLNHLGGTCLHNGCIPSKNLLHRAGSVIESKEEVFTKSAHLNLQKLQDKIKSRIQKSTKAVTAQCKAAGVKLIEGEAFVTDDGVEVNGEIIKSEYTIIGTGSYPRIPEGIKYDSKKIITSDEALNFKHVPKEISIYGTGAIGLEMASLFAALGSRVNLIYRHKNISKKFPPSITQKLETQLKTLGINLIPEFSIQKAFVKDNKVIIQSGDKILSSEYLLVAAGRVPDTNVVKTDKIRVSKGIETDEFFQTSMPNVYAIGDCNGKLLLAHAARAQALNVADQILGKKEKLNLDNIPKFIYTLPLSYANIGERSEKTAAFPLSYLGISGSGFGDENGEVILYADEEGFLCGADIFAPNAEELIGIIATALEAELDINTFKKVTFPHPTYSEAIDRALRKFK from the coding sequence ATGTATGACGTAATCCTTATAGGAGGCGGTCTTAATTACGCAGCCGCAATAGTTTTAAGCAAAGCCGGCAAAAAAGTTGCCCTCATAGAAAAAGATCTGAACCATTTAGGCGGAACGTGTCTGCATAACGGCTGCATTCCTTCCAAAAACCTGCTCCACAGAGCCGGGAGCGTAATTGAAAGCAAAGAAGAAGTTTTCACTAAATCCGCACACTTAAACCTTCAAAAACTGCAGGATAAAATAAAATCACGTATCCAAAAAAGCACCAAAGCCGTAACCGCACAGTGTAAAGCGGCAGGAGTTAAGCTGATTGAAGGCGAGGCATTTGTAACAGATGACGGTGTTGAGGTAAACGGCGAGATTATAAAAAGCGAATATACAATAATAGGCACAGGCTCTTACCCCAGAATACCGGAAGGTATTAAGTATGATTCTAAAAAAATAATCACTTCCGATGAAGCGTTAAATTTCAAACACGTGCCAAAAGAGATATCAATATACGGCACGGGGGCAATCGGGCTTGAAATGGCTTCTCTTTTTGCGGCACTCGGAAGCCGGGTCAACCTCATCTACAGACATAAAAACATTTCAAAAAAATTCCCTCCTTCTATCACCCAAAAACTTGAAACCCAGTTAAAAACACTCGGAATCAACTTGATACCGGAATTTTCTATACAAAAAGCCTTTGTAAAGGATAATAAAGTAATAATTCAAAGCGGTGATAAAATACTTTCATCCGAATACCTTTTGGTGGCGGCAGGAAGAGTTCCTGATACGAATGTTGTAAAAACAGATAAAATCAGAGTGTCTAAAGGAATCGAAACCGATGAATTTTTCCAAACATCAATGCCGAATGTATATGCAATCGGAGACTGTAACGGAAAACTTCTTTTAGCACATGCGGCAAGGGCCCAGGCTCTAAATGTCGCCGATCAGATACTCGGTAAAAAAGAAAAACTAAACCTTGATAATATTCCGAAATTCATCTACACACTCCCTCTTTCATATGCAAACATAGGTGAAAGAAGCGAAAAAACAGCCGCCTTTCCTCTCTCATACCTCGGGATTTCGGGAAGCGGTTTCGGGGATGAAAACGGTGAGGTTATTCTTTATGCGGATGAAGAGGGCTTTTTATGCGGAGCGGATATATTCGCACCGAACGCCGAAGAGCTTATCGGAATAATCGCAACGGCACTTGAAGCCGAGCTTGATATAAACACCTTTAAAAAAGTCACTTTTCCTCATCCGACATATTCTGAAGCGATTGATCGGGCATTGAGGAAATTTAAATAA
- a CDS encoding dihydrolipoamide acetyltransferase family protein, whose translation MEYKVTMPILSDTMDKGKITKWYVKAGDFVKKGDKLCEVESDKAVMDIESFEEGVVKEILVKEGEEVPVKSVIAIIETMENGKLTMENEEKKEPENEKPKPKQPEEKNEINLDDIINSIVSKPKSEIKGTASPAAKKEAARFGIDIEKLQENNKIPKPAHIKDIKEHIISRYFTPKAVKLLKEYNIEYDMFKLDHKIDSEEVLNYIKQNNIPKITPLTPNQLAVIKNLQNSLTKPTFFVFEEIEITKKEGIKLTALILKALANAMQKNPLTRTVLQNDTLLTFPSSNISVAVSREDGLFMCVIKNAEQKDLNEINEWLKEIKSKRLSVEDLSGSTFGVSNLGMFDIERFTALINDKDAGIAAFGKLSGGKIKVSFTFDHRILNGTDAAVFVNSFKEEIKNV comes from the coding sequence ATGGAATATAAAGTAACGATGCCGATTCTAAGCGATACGATGGATAAAGGTAAAATCACAAAATGGTACGTTAAAGCAGGCGATTTCGTAAAAAAAGGCGATAAACTCTGCGAAGTGGAAAGCGACAAAGCGGTTATGGATATTGAGAGTTTTGAAGAAGGGGTTGTAAAAGAAATCCTCGTAAAAGAAGGAGAGGAAGTTCCGGTAAAAAGCGTAATTGCTATAATTGAAACAATGGAAAATGGAAAATTGACAATGGAAAATGAAGAAAAAAAAGAGCCTGAAAATGAAAAACCAAAGCCGAAACAACCCGAAGAAAAAAACGAAATAAATTTAGACGATATAATAAATTCAATTGTTTCAAAACCGAAAAGTGAAATCAAAGGCACGGCATCACCGGCGGCAAAAAAAGAAGCCGCCAGATTCGGAATCGATATAGAAAAACTGCAAGAAAATAATAAAATCCCAAAACCGGCACATATTAAAGATATAAAAGAGCATATAATCAGCAGATATTTTACTCCAAAAGCCGTAAAACTGCTTAAAGAATACAACATTGAATACGACATGTTCAAACTCGATCATAAAATTGACAGTGAAGAGGTATTAAACTATATTAAACAAAACAACATCCCAAAAATTACTCCCCTAACCCCAAATCAGCTTGCGGTTATTAAAAATCTTCAAAATTCCCTGACCAAACCGACGTTTTTCGTATTTGAAGAAATAGAAATCACAAAAAAAGAAGGTATAAAACTAACCGCCTTAATTTTAAAAGCACTCGCAAACGCCATGCAGAAAAATCCGCTTACACGCACCGTCTTACAAAACGACACACTTTTAACTTTCCCCTCCTCCAATATATCCGTAGCAGTAAGCAGGGAAGACGGGCTTTTTATGTGCGTAATCAAAAACGCCGAGCAAAAAGATCTAAATGAAATAAACGAATGGTTAAAAGAGATAAAAAGCAAAAGATTAAGCGTTGAAGACCTTAGCGGTTCGACTTTCGGGGTGAGTAATCTTGGAATGTTTGATATTGAACGTTTTACGGCTCTTATCAACGACAAAGACGCAGGGATTGCAGCTTTTGGAAAATTAAGCGGAGGAAAAATAAAGGTCAGCTTCACGTTTGATCACAGAATACTAAACGGAACAGATGCCGCGGTGTTTGTTAACAGTTTTAAAGAGGAGATAAAAAATGTATGA
- a CDS encoding alpha-ketoacid dehydrogenase subunit beta, which translates to MLYRSALNKALDEAMAADSSVVILGEDVGRYGGSYRVSEGLFAKYGENRVIDTPIAELSIVGNAIGMAIAGLRPVAEIMTVNFSLLAMDQIVNHAAKFRYMSGGKMTVPLTVRMPGGVSRQLAAQHSESYETLYSSIPGLIVLSASNATYAYHGLKWAIFSNDPVIFLEHELLYPMEMEFREIKNFDPFKAEIVKKGKDLTIITYLKMRYDVTEAAKELAKAGIDVEIIDLNSLRPLDIDTIAESIKKTKKAVIVEEDHKTGGMGAEIAAQIMETCFYDLDAPVLRIAGADVPIPYNRKLELASIPTPEKILQQILEWKAQNGI; encoded by the coding sequence ATGTTATACCGTAGTGCATTAAACAAAGCCTTAGACGAAGCAATGGCTGCGGATTCGAGCGTGGTTATTTTAGGTGAAGATGTCGGAAGATACGGAGGAAGCTACCGTGTAAGCGAAGGACTATTTGCTAAATACGGCGAAAACCGTGTAATCGACACCCCGATAGCGGAGCTTAGTATAGTGGGAAACGCAATAGGCATGGCAATTGCGGGACTCAGACCCGTAGCCGAAATTATGACGGTGAACTTTTCTCTCCTTGCAATGGATCAGATTGTAAACCACGCGGCAAAATTCAGATATATGAGCGGCGGAAAAATGACTGTGCCTTTAACTGTAAGAATGCCCGGAGGCGTATCAAGACAGCTTGCCGCACAGCACAGCGAAAGTTATGAAACACTCTACTCTTCAATCCCGGGTCTTATAGTTTTGAGTGCAAGTAACGCAACATATGCTTATCACGGTTTAAAATGGGCGATTTTCAGTAACGACCCCGTAATATTTTTAGAACATGAACTTCTGTATCCTATGGAGATGGAGTTTAGGGAAATTAAGAATTTCGATCCTTTCAAAGCAGAGATTGTAAAAAAAGGAAAAGATCTAACCATTATAACCTACCTGAAAATGAGATACGACGTAACCGAAGCCGCAAAAGAGCTTGCAAAAGCCGGAATCGATGTGGAAATAATAGATTTGAACTCCCTAAGGCCTCTTGATATAGATACAATCGCCGAGTCAATCAAAAAAACAAAAAAAGCGGTTATTGTAGAAGAAGACCACAAAACAGGAGGAATGGGGGCGGAAATAGCCGCACAGATTATGGAAACATGCTTTTATGATTTAGACGCACCGGTTTTAAGAATAGCGGGAGCCGATGTACCTATTCCATATAACAGGAAACTTGAACTCGCATCAATCCCTACACCTGAAAAAATTTTACAACAAATCCTTGAATGGAAGGCCCAAAATGGAATATAA
- a CDS encoding thiamine pyrophosphate-dependent dehydrogenase E1 component subunit alpha produces MNSARVKKFYYLMKLGREFELAAKREYMNGNIAGFLHLDIGQEAVSVGTMQAFDKGDVFTHYREHVLALARGMDPRAVMAELFGKKTGVSRGKGGSMHLFEPNLDFYGGDAIVAGHLPIATGCAYARKIQGENAGVFAIFGDGASNAGAFFESINIASAWKLPIIFFLENNFYAIGTHISWVSPFIEQFNKVKNYMPAKVIDGMNVCEVYKAVSEAKEYIENGLGPYFIEAKTYRYEGHSMSDAGKYRSEEELEIYKSKDPIENLKKEALLKGLADENYFQETDAKVERIINEAVEFAKNSPEPDIEELYEGVFCKECENVIP; encoded by the coding sequence ATGAATAGCGCAAGGGTTAAAAAGTTTTATTATCTGATGAAACTCGGGCGTGAATTCGAACTGGCCGCAAAACGTGAATATATGAACGGCAACATTGCCGGGTTTTTACATCTTGATATCGGTCAGGAAGCCGTAAGTGTGGGAACAATGCAGGCGTTTGACAAAGGAGATGTGTTTACACATTACCGTGAGCACGTTCTTGCTCTTGCAAGAGGAATGGATCCGAGAGCCGTAATGGCTGAACTTTTTGGCAAAAAAACGGGTGTAAGCCGAGGAAAAGGCGGTTCAATGCACCTGTTTGAACCAAATCTTGACTTTTACGGAGGAGACGCAATAGTAGCCGGACATCTGCCGATTGCCACAGGCTGTGCGTATGCAAGAAAAATTCAGGGCGAAAATGCAGGTGTGTTTGCCATATTCGGTGACGGTGCAAGTAATGCGGGGGCTTTTTTTGAAAGTATAAACATTGCAAGCGCATGGAAACTTCCTATAATTTTCTTCCTTGAAAACAATTTTTACGCAATAGGAACGCATATTTCATGGGTAAGCCCGTTTATCGAACAGTTCAATAAAGTCAAAAACTACATGCCGGCAAAAGTAATAGACGGTATGAACGTATGCGAAGTATATAAAGCGGTAAGTGAAGCGAAAGAATATATCGAAAACGGTCTCGGACCTTATTTCATAGAAGCGAAAACTTACAGGTACGAAGGTCACAGCATGAGTGACGCCGGCAAATACAGAAGCGAGGAAGAACTTGAAATATATAAGAGCAAAGACCCTATAGAAAATCTTAAAAAAGAGGCTCTGCTAAAAGGCCTGGCTGACGAAAATTATTTTCAGGAAACAGACGCAAAAGTGGAACGAATTATCAATGAAGCCGTAGAATTTGCCAAAAATTCTCCCGAACCTGATATTGAGGAGCTGTATGAGGGAGTGTTTTGCAAGGAGTGTGAAAATGTTATACCGTAG
- a CDS encoding carboxymuconolactone decarboxylase family protein translates to MKEKLQEIHTLIKNLQQNAPEETKNFFEFLKSVEKDGAVSAKNKELINIALAVAAQCEWCIAFHTQNAIKLGATKEEIVEAGMQAVLMHGGPALMYLTPLFNAIEEFGNE, encoded by the coding sequence ATGAAAGAAAAACTCCAGGAAATTCATACTCTCATTAAAAATCTCCAGCAAAACGCTCCGGAAGAGACCAAAAACTTCTTTGAATTTTTAAAAAGCGTTGAAAAAGACGGTGCCGTAAGTGCCAAAAACAAAGAACTGATCAACATCGCTTTAGCCGTTGCGGCACAGTGTGAATGGTGTATTGCGTTTCACACACAAAACGCTATCAAACTCGGCGCCACAAAAGAAGAAATAGTAGAAGCGGGAATGCAGGCCGTGTTGATGCACGGAGGGCCGGCTCTTATGTATCTGACCCCTCTTTTTAACGCCATAGAAGAGTTCGGCAATGAATAG
- a CDS encoding acetate--CoA ligase family protein, with amino-acid sequence MKEAEIYEILSKYEIPHPKYRVFKLSQDLNFDIFPCVLKIHSNKISHKSDVGGVITDIKNNRSLNAAKKRIITSLKKHGIALDENDEFIVEEQLSGLEMFIGGINDKIFEKVLLFGKGGTLIEIEKDICYIDTYADDEEIIKSVNTTKISKIFPRFRGKEYDLNHLLEVIKKFQKMFENEEILEFDINPLLYTDRGLVAVDARIKKGSVRNKEFIPKKHSVFENKKVAIIGATDKKEKVGYAIAKNALKSKAKIYFVNPKLKKLFSKKVYTLDTLPQVDTAVIAIPSVYVIESVKKLAKKGCKNFIIISAGFKESGNTSAELELKELAKEHNINIIGPNCLGIYNDTLKLNLTFAKSRIYSGSIGLVSQSGAVLTALLDKASHYKTGFSHIISMGNMADFNFAHAVNELNRQKNCKTISIYAEGLQFGKEFLKAIRNLQKPVLLFKSGKSKEAKKAAFSHTGNIAGNYEMIISLSKSAGAVIKDSIESLIYAPQFQNVKEVIIVTNAGGPGAILTDLVSGKKHLATLDSSTLSALNHVLPSTWSHNNPIDIIGDATSKRYNDTLKIIHDKADLIYVIVTPQFMTDSEEIAKILIKYEKAVPIFLGKRSFIKACKILNKSRKLYFTSLEEASKIL; translated from the coding sequence ATGAAAGAAGCGGAAATTTACGAAATTCTCTCCAAATACGAAATACCCCATCCAAAATACAGGGTTTTTAAGCTCTCGCAAGATCTGAACTTTGATATTTTTCCATGCGTGTTGAAAATACACTCAAACAAAATTTCACACAAATCGGATGTCGGAGGCGTAATTACGGACATAAAAAACAACAGAAGCCTTAACGCCGCAAAAAAAAGAATAATCACCTCACTGAAAAAACACGGCATTGCCCTTGATGAAAACGACGAATTTATAGTTGAAGAGCAGTTAAGCGGGCTTGAGATGTTTATCGGCGGAATCAATGACAAGATATTTGAAAAAGTACTGCTTTTCGGAAAAGGCGGCACGTTAATAGAAATAGAAAAAGACATATGCTATATCGACACGTACGCTGATGACGAGGAAATCATAAAATCCGTAAACACTACAAAAATCTCCAAAATATTCCCCCGTTTCAGAGGAAAGGAATATGATTTAAACCATCTGTTGGAGGTAATAAAAAAGTTTCAAAAAATGTTTGAAAACGAAGAGATTCTGGAATTTGACATAAACCCACTGCTTTACACCGACAGAGGTCTTGTAGCGGTAGATGCGAGAATAAAAAAAGGAAGCGTCCGAAACAAAGAGTTTATTCCGAAAAAACACTCCGTTTTTGAAAACAAAAAAGTAGCAATTATAGGTGCAACCGACAAAAAAGAAAAAGTCGGCTACGCAATAGCAAAAAACGCCCTCAAATCAAAAGCCAAAATCTATTTCGTAAACCCGAAATTAAAAAAACTTTTCTCAAAAAAAGTTTACACCCTTGACACCCTCCCCCAAGTCGATACCGCTGTTATCGCAATTCCGAGCGTATATGTGATAGAGAGCGTTAAAAAACTTGCAAAAAAAGGGTGTAAAAATTTCATAATCATAAGTGCCGGATTTAAAGAATCCGGAAACACATCCGCAGAACTTGAACTAAAAGAACTCGCCAAAGAACACAACATAAATATTATAGGTCCAAACTGTCTCGGAATCTATAACGACACCCTGAAATTGAACCTTACATTCGCAAAAAGCAGAATTTACTCGGGAAGTATCGGCCTTGTATCCCAGTCAGGCGCCGTTTTGACCGCACTGCTTGATAAAGCCTCACATTATAAAACCGGCTTTTCGCATATAATTTCCATGGGAAATATGGCGGATTTTAATTTCGCACACGCCGTAAATGAACTGAACCGCCAAAAAAACTGCAAAACAATCTCAATCTACGCAGAAGGTCTGCAGTTCGGGAAAGAATTTTTAAAAGCAATCAGAAACTTGCAAAAACCTGTGCTTTTATTTAAATCCGGTAAAAGCAAAGAAGCCAAAAAAGCCGCATTCTCGCATACGGGAAATATCGCGGGAAATTATGAAATGATAATAAGCCTTTCAAAAAGTGCGGGTGCGGTTATTAAAGATTCTATCGAAAGCCTTATTTACGCCCCGCAGTTTCAAAACGTAAAAGAAGTAATTATAGTAACAAACGCCGGAGGTCCCGGTGCGATACTTACGGACCTTGTAAGCGGCAAAAAACATCTCGCAACGCTTGATTCAAGTACATTAAGTGCCCTAAACCACGTACTCCCGAGCACATGGTCGCACAACAACCCAATCGATATAATAGGAGACGCCACATCAAAAAGATACAACGACACACTGAAAATCATTCACGACAAAGCGGATCTGATATATGTAATAGTTACGCCGCAGTTTATGACCGATTCCGAAGAAATAGCGAAAATCCTGATCAAATACGAAAAAGCGGTTCCGATATTTTTAGGCAAAAGATCTTTTATCAAAGCGTGCAAAATATTAAACAAATCAAGAAAACTCTATTTTACATCACTCGAAGAAGCCTCCAAAATTTTATAA
- a CDS encoding 6-phosphofructokinase → MNIAILTSGGDSSGMNPAIKKFVEYSYLKNHTPYFIYDGLEGLIEGKIKKASFKDVSGIIFRGGTIIRSSRSKRWYEKTYRKQAYENLKKHGIDALVILGGDGSFRALDVFYKDFKVPFMGIPATIDNDIPLNDYTIGTDTALNVIRHAIDEIRDTASSFARAFVIEVMGRECGYLALTSAVANGAEMCLIPEVEYSLENLKKRYLNEIKNGRGYFIAIVAEGLKITDKIKEWFEKEIGFEARSTILGHIQRGGSPTVFERLTAAEFIVKAIDHIESSPDKIVTHKNGEFILKDLNEIITSKYALNPEMLKIAAPLMGKE, encoded by the coding sequence ATGAACATAGCCATACTTACAAGCGGAGGAGACAGCAGCGGTATGAACCCTGCGATTAAAAAGTTTGTCGAATATTCATATTTAAAAAACCATACGCCCTACTTTATATACGACGGACTCGAAGGATTGATCGAAGGAAAAATAAAAAAAGCCTCTTTCAAAGACGTCTCAGGCATAATATTCAGAGGCGGGACGATAATCAGATCGAGCAGAAGCAAAAGATGGTATGAAAAAACATATAGAAAACAGGCTTACGAAAACCTCAAAAAGCACGGTATCGACGCACTTGTAATCTTAGGGGGAGACGGCAGTTTCAGAGCGCTTGACGTTTTTTATAAAGATTTTAAAGTGCCGTTTATGGGTATCCCCGCAACAATCGACAACGATATACCGCTTAACGATTATACAATAGGCACCGACACCGCCTTAAACGTAATACGCCACGCAATAGACGAAATAAGAGACACCGCAAGTTCGTTTGCAAGGGCTTTTGTAATTGAAGTAATGGGAAGGGAATGCGGATATCTCGCGCTCACAAGTGCGGTAGCCAACGGAGCGGAAATGTGTTTGATTCCGGAAGTTGAATACAGCCTTGAAAATCTCAAAAAAAGATACTTAAACGAAATTAAAAACGGCAGGGGGTATTTTATCGCCATTGTTGCAGAAGGTTTGAAAATAACCGATAAAATCAAAGAGTGGTTTGAAAAAGAAATAGGATTTGAAGCAAGAAGCACAATACTCGGACACATCCAAAGAGGCGGTTCGCCTACCGTGTTTGAAAGACTCACAGCCGCCGAATTTATCGTAAAAGCAATAGATCACATCGAAAGTTCGCCCGATAAGATCGTTACACATAAAAACGGAGAGTTTATACTAAAAGATCTAAATGAAATAATAACTTCAAAATACGCACTAAACCCCGAAATGCTGAAAATCGCGGCACCTCTTATGGGAAAGGAATAA
- the lipA gene encoding lipoyl synthase: MKPKTKAPAFEHIKKTYEIINKLGINTVCYASKCPNIGECFERGTATFMILGNVCTRNCRFCNVKSGKPSAIDPEEPLKIAKAVKDLNLSYTVITSVDRDDLSDYGSTHFANVINTIKDLNPGVKIESLTPDFKGDINALNAVCASASYKLAHNIETVKRLHKILKPQSSYTLSLKVLEYYSKFKPTKSSIIVGFGESFEELESTMKDLINSGVKQLTIGQYLRPSDKHFEVVKYYSDDEFEILKNTALNLGFEAVVSGAVVRSSYYADIL; encoded by the coding sequence ATGAAACCCAAAACAAAAGCTCCGGCGTTTGAGCATATTAAAAAAACGTACGAAATTATCAACAAGTTAGGGATAAACACCGTCTGTTACGCTTCAAAATGTCCCAATATCGGCGAATGTTTTGAAAGAGGCACGGCTACGTTTATGATTTTGGGAAACGTATGCACAAGAAACTGCAGATTCTGCAACGTAAAGAGCGGCAAACCTTCAGCAATAGATCCTGAAGAGCCTCTTAAAATCGCTAAAGCCGTAAAAGATCTAAACCTCTCTTACACTGTAATCACATCCGTTGACCGTGACGATTTGAGTGATTACGGAAGCACCCATTTTGCAAATGTAATAAACACTATAAAAGATCTAAACCCCGGTGTAAAAATAGAAAGCCTCACTCCGGATTTCAAAGGTGATATAAACGCACTGAACGCCGTGTGCGCCTCAGCCTCATATAAACTCGCGCACAATATCGAAACGGTAAAAAGGCTTCATAAAATATTAAAACCGCAAAGCTCATACACTTTAAGCCTGAAAGTACTCGAATACTATTCAAAATTCAAACCGACAAAATCATCTATTATCGTGGGATTCGGAGAGAGCTTTGAAGAGTTGGAGAGTACGATGAAAGATCTGATAAATTCCGGTGTAAAGCAGCTTACGATCGGACAGTATCTTCGTCCGAGCGACAAACATTTTGAGGTTGTAAAATACTACAGCGATGATGAATTTGAAATTCTTAAAAACACGGCTTTAAATCTCGGCTTTGAAGCCGTGGTCAGCGGAGCGGTTGTCAGAAGCAGTTATTATGCGGACATATTATAA
- a CDS encoding lipoyl protein ligase domain-containing protein, whose translation MKIVFKDLGLIEYEKFLKIQDSLTPLNENIVLFATHYPVYTVSLSEYKNFPFAVPVKRGGSITYFDEGTLMVYFIFNVKNPPYFFKKIRKITDMFLQEFAIGAVYDKTKPGYYIQNRKLISMGFSYIDGRSNHGISIHINPNLENFNKINPCNLSGIKATSLYNEGIKISTAQAKNILKEIITEVFDETQNKSSGV comes from the coding sequence ATGAAAATCGTTTTCAAAGACTTAGGACTTATCGAATACGAAAAGTTTTTAAAAATACAGGATTCCCTGACCCCTCTTAATGAAAACATAGTACTTTTCGCCACGCATTATCCCGTATATACCGTATCTTTGTCGGAATATAAAAACTTTCCTTTCGCCGTGCCAGTCAAAAGAGGCGGAAGCATCACCTACTTTGACGAAGGCACCCTGATGGTTTATTTTATATTCAATGTAAAAAATCCGCCCTATTTTTTCAAAAAAATCAGAAAAATCACCGATATGTTTTTACAGGAATTTGCAATAGGCGCCGTTTACGACAAAACAAAGCCCGGTTATTACATACAAAACAGAAAACTGATCTCAATGGGATTCAGCTACATTGACGGACGTTCAAACCACGGTATTTCAATACATATAAACCCTAATCTTGAAAACTTCAACAAAATAAACCCCTGCAACTTAAGCGGGATTAAAGCAACATCGTTGTATAATGAAGGTATAAAAATTTCAACCGCTCAGGCTAAAAACATCTTAAAAGAGATAATCACAGAGGTATTCGATGAAACCCAAAACAAAAGCTCCGGCGTTTGA
- the purH gene encoding bifunctional phosphoribosylaminoimidazolecarboxamide formyltransferase/IMP cyclohydrolase, giving the protein MRALLSVSDKTGIVDFAKQLVDLGFEIISTGGTKRILQENGIDAIDISEITKFPECFGGRVKTLNPYVHGGILYRSGIDDEEAEKLGITRIDLVAVNLYPFKETIERTDDFDEIIENIDIGGPTMVRSAAKNFKDVLIVTDPEDYDTVVNALKEKKDTYEFRRDLMIKAYEHTAAYDSMIANYMNERFNGGFGNKRFIVGNRVFNTRYGENPHQRGALYEFEDFYKVLNIIKGEPSFNNLTDINGAVKIAVSLGEGAISIIKHANPCGAAKKDDLVTTWQKALECDPISAYGGVVAVNGVVTKELAEEINKIFVEVLIAGTITDEAVKVFEKKKRIKLFDLRKPKLEIPGDVWDFKHIEGGFVFQDADVVTEDEVAEAKCVTKVCVEDKKDLEMAWKIAALTKSNCVVFVKDSQMVAIGMGMTSRVDATRCAVEKAKSLGLDITGSSLASEAFFPFRDSVDYAAEVGVKAIIQPGGSIRDDEVIEAADEAGIAMYFTGKRHFLH; this is encoded by the coding sequence ATGAGAGCACTTTTAAGCGTGTCTGACAAAACGGGTATTGTTGACTTTGCAAAACAGCTTGTCGATTTGGGATTTGAGATAATCTCAACCGGCGGGACTAAAAGAATACTCCAGGAAAACGGAATCGATGCGATAGATATCAGCGAAATTACTAAATTCCCTGAATGTTTCGGAGGAAGGGTAAAAACGCTTAATCCTTACGTTCACGGCGGGATTTTATACAGAAGCGGGATTGACGACGAAGAGGCTGAGAAACTCGGAATTACAAGAATAGATTTGGTAGCTGTAAACCTTTATCCGTTTAAAGAAACGATCGAAAGAACGGACGATTTTGATGAAATTATCGAAAACATCGATATCGGCGGGCCTACAATGGTAAGAAGCGCGGCTAAAAACTTCAAAGACGTGCTTATTGTAACGGATCCGGAAGATTACGATACAGTTGTAAACGCACTTAAAGAGAAAAAAGACACATATGAATTCAGAAGAGATCTGATGATAAAAGCGTATGAGCACACAGCCGCATACGACAGTATGATTGCAAACTATATGAACGAAAGATTCAACGGCGGGTTCGGAAACAAAAGATTTATCGTAGGAAACAGGGTGTTTAACACAAGATACGGTGAAAACCCTCATCAAAGAGGCGCACTGTATGAATTTGAAGACTTCTACAAAGTTCTAAACATTATAAAAGGCGAGCCGAGTTTTAATAACCTCACAGACATTAACGGTGCCGTTAAAATTGCGGTGAGTCTGGGAGAAGGTGCTATAAGTATCATCAAACACGCAAACCCGTGCGGAGCAGCAAAAAAAGACGATCTTGTTACAACATGGCAAAAAGCTCTTGAATGTGACCCTATCAGTGCGTACGGAGGGGTTGTAGCGGTTAACGGCGTAGTTACGAAAGAGCTTGCGGAAGAAATTAACAAAATTTTCGTAGAGGTGCTTATTGCGGGTACTATTACGGATGAAGCGGTAAAAGTATTTGAAAAGAAAAAAAGAATCAAACTATTCGATTTAAGAAAACCTAAACTCGAAATTCCGGGAGATGTTTGGGATTTCAAACACATTGAAGGCGGATTTGTATTCCAGGATGCGGACGTGGTAACTGAAGATGAGGTTGCTGAAGCCAAATGCGTTACTAAAGTGTGCGTGGAAGATAAAAAAGATCTTGAAATGGCGTGGAAAATTGCGGCTCTTACGAAATCAAACTGTGTTGTGTTCGTAAAAGATTCTCAAATGGTGGCAATCGGTATGGGAATGACTAGCAGGGTTGACGCAACAAGATGTGCCGTTGAAAAAGCAAAATCACTTGGACTTGACATTACGGGAAGCTCACTTGCGAGTGAAGCGTTCTTTCCGTTTAGAGACAGCGTAGATTACGCGGCTGAAGTAGGGGTAAAAGCTATTATCCAGCCGGGCGGCAGCATCAGAGACGATGAAGTTATAGAGGCGGCTGATGAAGCTGGAATCGCAATGTATTTCACAGGTAAGAGACATTTTCTTCATTAA